GCAACTTTTCAACCCCACCTGTCCGTCCGTCAGCGCACCCAGCCCAGCGTCCGCGCCAGCTCCTCGTCGATGACGCGGCACCAGCCCGGCTCGGAGGGCACCACGGCGGCCAGCACCTTGCCGCCATTGCGCACCGGGGCCCGCTGGGGGCGGCAGCGCGCCCGCACGGCGTGTTTCACGTCCTGGCGGAAGAAGTGCGCGGGGAACACGGCCTCGCCCTTCCCTTCCGGCAGGAAGCCGTCATCCGGGGTGAGCCACACCAGCGCGCCCAGCCGCAGGGGCACCACCTCCCGGCGCCACAGCCGCCGCACCTCCCACGCGAAGCCGCCCAGGGCCACCAGCGCCCCCAGCCCCAGGCCCCAGGGCAGCAGCCCCACGCGGGACGCCTGGGCCCGGGCATGGGTCGCTTCACGAGGCCGCCCCGGCTGGGACGGATCCACCAGCAGTTGCACCCGGGCGCCATGGCCCAGGCCCGCCGCGTGGTCCGCGGCCGTGCGGACTCCGGACACGGAGTGGTCCTCGCCCGCGAACGTGTAGAGGACGTCCAGCGTGCCCTCCGCGTCCTCGCGCTGGCTCGGAGGGGGCGCATGGCTCGCGCCCACCACCGCGTCCACCAGCTCCGCGCTGGACGTGAAGCGCTGCTCCTCGATGAAGTAGCGGCCCACGTAGCTGGCCCCCAGGCCCAGCACGGTGATGAGGACCAGGCCCAGCACCACCCCGCGCACCAACCGCGCCACCGCCCCGGGAACCTGGGCCAGTCGAACACCGCGGGGGGCATGGGGGATGGCGAGCTGCATGGCGGGCGGGGAGCCTACTTCACGGCTGGTGTTCGCGCCCGATTCCAGCTCAGCCCCGGTGCCGCTCTGCCTCCCGGAAGAACTGCGTCAGCGAGAAGTCCAGGAGCGACGGACATGAGCGCATGTATCGGCGGGCGCGGAGAAAGGGAAGCCAGACGCGCTGGCCGACACGCACCTGAGACTCCTCCAGCTTTTGCCGCAACACCCACGTCCCGCCAAGCCGCCGCACCAGCACGCGTCCCAGGTAGGCTCCCACCGCCGGAGCGGTGTGCCCGTCGATGAGGTTCCGCGGGTACCGCTCCGGGAAGCTTTCCTTCGAGAAGTAGAAGTCGAGGTCCGTGAGGGACTCAGGCGTCTCGTCGAAGATGCTGGGCACATGAGTGTGCAGCGCCGCCACGAGTCCCTCGGACAGGTCGTCGTAGTCGCTGAGGACACGCTCCGGATTCCCGACGTCCGACGGGAGTGCGTCCGGGAGCCACTCCTCCGGCTCCGGCGGCTGGAGGGCGTTGAATTCGGCAATCCTCCGCTGCCGTTCGCTGATGGCGAGTTCGAACGAAAGCCGGGAAAGGAGCGGCGCCAGGTCAGGGTGAAAGCGTGGCGCCACCGGCGTGAGGGCAGCACTGCGCTCTCGCAGGGTCCGCAGCACCGTGTCGAAGTCGAGCTCCGGCCGAAGATGCACATGGGCGCGGGCCTGGGCGACGCGCGCCTCTTCACTGGCGAAGTCGGCGGGGGTGGGCCGCAGCACGACAAGGACAGAGCCGTTGGGTAGCTCCTCCGCGAGGTGCGCGGGAGTCGAGAGCATCCGCCCACGGCCTACCCTCTCCACCAGCCCTGGACCGAAGATATTGAGCCAGGAAAGTTCACGAAGCCCGGCTCCACCCGGCCCCTCCCGGTCGTCATCACCGGGGACAAGGGCTGATGCGTCCGCCAATTGATCATCGGCAAGACTGTTCGCCGTGGCGCCCATCACTGGAAAATGGGAGGCCCAGGCGCGGACCATCTCCACGAACTGATGGCAGCGCTCTGACTCCTTGAAGAGGGAAAGCGGCTGAACGGAAATCCAGACGTTCAACCTGGGGGCGGAGGGAGGCAGCCAGAAGCTGAGAGCCATATCCAATGAAGGCCATTCCGCACGAGAGAGGCCAATGGATGTGCTCCTCGTTCCGCGCTTCTCTTCGAGCGCTTTCAGAACGAGGTCTCGAGAATAGGCGTACGGCCGTTTCCCTCCAACAATGTCCGGCATCCATGCGCCCGCATGTGCCTCAAGCACGTCCAGAAATGGCTCGAGTGCATGCTTCAGGCCTGTCTTCTGGTCGAAGGTCGCTTCGAAGGAGAGACGAAGGCGGTCGTCAGCGTTGAACTCGTGCGTCCCTGCTCCATTCATCGAAACGACACCTCCACTCCGTCAACTTCATTCTGCGACTCACGCAGTGCCGCCCTCAGTGCTTTCGGGTCGGCGGGCTTGAGGTGACCGCCCTCATAGATGAGACGAACTCTCTGGACCTGTGTTGTCTGTTCAATTCCAGGGCGGCGAATGCGCAGGGTCTCACCGTAGTACTTCATGGCGGCGCTCGCATCGTCGATCATCTGGGCCTTGAGCGCGTCGAATCCGAACCGTGAGAGGTCACGGCTCTTGAAGCTGAAGGTCTCCACACGAGGAGACCGACCCGGAGCAGACCGTTCCTCGATGACGAGCACATCCGCGAAGCGCAGGTCCGACTTCATCACCCCCACGTGCGTTTCGATGCGAGGTTGCTCGAAATCACCGAGCCATCGGCGTTGCGCCCGTGGGAGGGCCGCATCCGCCTCCAGGAGGGCAACCATGGCTCTCTCGAAGGCCCAGCCCCGGCTGTATTGGGCGAACATCTCCTGGTAGCCCGCCCACTTCAGGGGGCCCTTGACCTCCGCCCCCCTCAGAATCTCCTGGAGCCGCCGCTCTCGGTAGGAGACGTAGTCGCGCCAGAGGCCCGCGCCCCGCTCGACTCCCGCTGGAGGGGCATCCCGTTCAGGAGCCAGCCCCTTCAGCAACTCCACGTCCTTGGGAAGGCGTGCGCCAGGGGCCTCCAGTTCGGCCTGGAGCAGCTTGGCTTTCGCCGCCTCCAGCGCGGACGCGGCTGCGTCCTGTGCCAGCGATGCGGAGCCGCCGGCCCGCTTCCCGGCCACGCCCTTCGTTGACGCGGCCCGGGCCGAATCGCGGTGGGCCTCCGCCAGCACCGCCTGCGCCTTCACCGGATTGCCGCGCGACTCGTATAGCGCCAGCAGCCCCGCCTCGCCCCACTCGGCGGCGACCCTCGCACCCTCTCGGCTCGCCTGGAGGTAGCGCAGCAGATCGCGAGCAGCATTGACGCCCAGTTGCTCCTCCAGGCGTCCCAGCAGCGCCTTCATCCCTTCCAGGTCCAATGCGGGCATCTGGATCCGTCGCGGTCCGCCGCGCGCCTCGACCAGGGCCCGTGCGCCCCTGCCCCCAGCGTACAGCGCCACCGTCAAGGCCGCGGGCGCGAGTTCCCGGCTGGCCTGCTCGTACTTGCCTTGCGCCAGCGAGTACGCCCCGTGCCCCGTCCCCGCCACCAGATGGTAGAAGCCGAGCGGCACGCCAAACGTCAGGTGGTCGAAGACCCCAGCCGAGATGCTTCCGGCCGAGTAGTGCCGCGCCATCAAGTCCTTCTGCACTTCGTCGAAGGCAACTTGATAGGGCGATGGCAGCTGCCTCCGCATCGCCATCAGATCCGCGTACCGGGCCTCACCACTCACGGTGGTGCTGGAGAGCATGTCCCGGCCCGCTCGCCCCAGCCCGCGCAACACATCTGGGGCCTGATCTCCTCGTTCCGGGAAGTCCTCCAGCGCCAGCTCCCGCCGCTTCAGCTCCT
The sequence above is drawn from the Corallococcus sp. NCRR genome and encodes:
- a CDS encoding DUF3592 domain-containing protein, translating into MQLAIPHAPRGVRLAQVPGAVARLVRGVVLGLVLITVLGLGASYVGRYFIEEQRFTSSAELVDAVVGASHAPPPSQREDAEGTLDVLYTFAGEDHSVSGVRTAADHAAGLGHGARVQLLVDPSQPGRPREATHARAQASRVGLLPWGLGLGALVALGGFAWEVRRLWRREVVPLRLGALVWLTPDDGFLPEGKGEAVFPAHFFRQDVKHAVRARCRPQRAPVRNGGKVLAAVVPSEPGWCRVIDEELARTLGWVR